CTTCATGTGGACTGTAAGACTGTAATGGGTTTTGTTGTACATTAATTTGTCGTCTTGATTTCCCCCCCCTTTTGTTTAGCGTCCTGGCGTCTTTGCCAGCGAGGACATTCAATTGACCATGGTTTATATGTACAACTAGATGAATGATTTTGTGTCAAATCTTCAGTGTAATGAATATTGAAAAGGTTTGTAGTCCTACCCTAATACCTATAATGTTTAAAACTGTCTAACTAGGTGCCCTCGTTAGACCTGTGTTACCGGTCCATCTGGTTCATATGGCTGGGCAGGTTCCACTCGTCATAATCCAAATGCACAAAGGCACGGTCGACAGTAGGGACACTCTCGATGATGTACTGCAAACTCTCGCCAACATCATGACTATCCCGTAAACTGATCTTTTCATCCACAACAAGGTCAACCTCCACGTTCAGTTTGTCACTGGCGTAGTAGGCTTTCAGGTCCTGAATCTTGTGAATGACCCAGGAGAACCGCATCGTCATATACAGCAAGATGCTATGATCGTCGGGAGAGGCAGCTGCGCCGGTCAACCGTTGGATGTATTCTGTGGCCGTCTGACCCCAGTTCCACATGATGTAGAAGGAGAGGAGCAGACCACCTATGGGATCCAAGTACCAGAGGTTTGCAACGGTACCAACTGCGATTGTGACCTGTTAGTTGATGCCCTATTAGCAAACAGGCATAAGACTTACTCAGGGGGAAGATGATGCTGAATGTGTTGAAAACAACGTCAGTCATGGCGTCCTGGGCCAGGACCTGAACGCTTGGGCTAGGAATTAGCCTACACCAGATCCAGCAGAGCAGCTTAACCAAAACAGTACCACCCATCAAGGCAAGGGATGGGATAGATAGCTCAACAACCGTGCGGTCGTCTCCAATTAATTGTTTCATAGAATTTAGTGCTACTTGGAAAAAGGACGTCACCATGATCACCGAGAATATCAACacactgataggctctaacCGCCGTCGGCTGATGGGGTAGCGGTTGCGATCTTGTCGGCGGATCATAGTGGTAGTTATCCAGACAATCACTGTGCTGAGAAAGTCCAAAACTCCATCCACAAGACCTGCCAGCATAGACATGGAGCTAGTCATCGCCATGATGGCGATCTTCGAGGCTAGGAGAGCAACGTTGGCGACGAAATTGATGCGAATGGCTATGTTGATAATACGCTCCTCGTCCTCTGGGGACATGCCGCCATGCGATTCAAGATCGAGGAACGGATCTAATGGGCTGTCTTCTGCTGCCTCAGGAGAGTGGACTAAGGGTGTTGTCTCATCGGGGATCCGATAAAGATTATGCGGGGTGCGTTTGATCCTTCCGATCTTGGGATTAGGTTCTGATGCCTCGGCATGATTGTCTTCTAGCGAAGGCGGCTGAAGAATTCCCTTTCTTGAAGCATAGTGATTACATCCGTTATAGTCTTCGATCAGATTATGGGGTAGCGAAGAGTCCAGCAGTCGGTCAATGTAAAGATATTGGGAAATTAGCGCATTGTTTCGTTCATAATATTTCCGACTGTTTTTAGGAGTTAGTTCCTGGTTCCTTGAGATTGAGTAGGTAACCAACATTGCCTTTGGGAGGTCTTTTAATGACTCAGGTGATTTATAGTAGCGTTGCCTGCGGCGCGGGTTAGGACTGTAGTTGCGtcagaagagagagagagatattACCATTCATATCGAAGATTACTGCGCCCAATCAACAACGATCCACGTCGAAGAATAAGTCGCCTTTCGGATACATCGTCATCGACATCATTTAATGCAAGGCTAGATGTGCGAGAAGGTAAAAGATTCCATAAGCGTTGGCCTCTGGTGGAAAGAATTTCTCGCTCCTGTTCCAGGCTTGGGCGTCGCGGATGTAGAATGGGCGAAGGCGCAGGAGGGGAGGAAAGCGGCAGAGATGGTTGGGAAGACATCAATTCAGCACAGCAAAGTGAAGAAGCGAAGCTCATGTAAGATTTAACCCGACACGTTTAGTCACCTGATTTATGCCTTGGGGATTAGGTGTCAACCTAAAAATGTAGGGATTTACAGAGAATATCTCGATGCTCCGTAGTTGTTAGGTGCTTAGAACACTTTGTAAACGTATATCCAGTGTCAAGTAAATGGCGACTGACACTTCTATATAccgtatttcactaccgagcgGTCCCACCGAGGCGTAAACCCAGAAAGTAACCTGCCGATACGCTACAACTCGATCTCTCAATAACTACTTCTTCTTATAGCCTCCTACCTTCTAGGTGATTTCTCGTTTCCTTAGGGAGTTtcagaatgaaaaaaaaaaaaaaaaactttgtGATTCCGAACAGTAAATTTCGAGTTTTTAGCAACGTAATTTTCAAAAATTTTCGGTAATTTTCGAAACGATAATGTAGCGTTCTACGCCCTCTTTGAAACTGACAGATCATGCTAATGAGTCTTGACTATCGACGATCGAAAGGGACTAATTCAAAGCATGGTTGTTAAGGCAGAACAAATTGCCCTTACTCTGTGTTTTATGCTGGACTACTGGGTGGTGATATACGCGGCTTGAGTCGGATAGAGCGTACTGGGAACCGACATCTGGGAGTTGCAGAGGACTAACGGTCAAGCCATGGCCTGGACATGGCTAGCATATCCTCTCACACTCACCCCTCCAAATCGGTACTTTTGAAGTCGTGTTAGAAACTAAATAGAACAAGTTTCCCATTTCTAGCCGGAATTGAAGCCTTCTTTTTCCGCGGGCAAACAAGTTGACAAGGGGGTGCGGAACGAATATTCCGTCTATGCCGCGCTGTGGAGATATCTTCCCTCAGACTGGCGAGTGGTTAAGTGACCTATGGGAAACCGCGTTTGCTGATTCTATCACTTATGACTGGATATCGGAGTGCTATGTGACCGATCACAGACATCTTTCTTTCCATGGCCATGCGAGTCTTTGAACTCTGGAACGTGCCTTAGCCGAGCCAAAGAGGACCCTAATTGCAAAGGGCTATAAGAGCTATTCATGCGCCGTCTTCCACTGGTCAGAAAAGTCTGCAGTTCTTGTCAATTTCACTCTATCATGGCAATCCAAACACTTGCAGTTGCCGTGATCACGGTGGTTTATTTCCTCATTCGTTATTTCAACCGCACTGATATCCCCAAGATTAAAGGCATCCCGGAGGTCCCTGGTATACCCATATTTGGTAACCTATTGCAGTTGGGAGATCAGCATGCAACAGTCACGGGGAGATGGGCAAAGACATTTGGCCCAGTTTTCCAAGTGCGCATGGGAAACAAGGCAAGTTTTTCGCTTTCTTGTTGGGTACGACAATGTACCGAATGTAAAATCTAAAAGCCTTTAATAGCGAATCGTGTTCGCCAACAGCTTTAAATCCGTTCGTCAATTGTGGATTAAGGACTCATCCGCTCTCATTTCCCGCCCAACTTTCCACACCTTCCACAGCGTCGTCTCCAGCTCACAGGGGTTCACTATTGGAACGTCCCCGTGGGATGATTCCTGCAAGAAACGCCGCAAGGCAGCTGCCACAGCGTTGAATCGACCGGCGGTGCAGTCATATATGCCCATCATCGATGTCGAATCCAATTCTAGCATCAAAGAGCTATACCGGGACAGCCAGAACGGCAAACGTGACGTAAATCCCACTGCCTATTTCCAGCGATATGCCCTCAACACCAGTTTGACTTTGAACTATGGGTTCCGTATCGAGGGCAACGTGGATGATACGCTACTGCACGAGATTGTGGATGTGGAGCGTGGCGTATCCAACTTTCGCAGCACTTCGAATAACTGGCAGGATTACATTCCCCTATTACGAATATTCCCCAAGATGAACAATGAAGCTGCAGACTTCCGGGGTCGCCGTGATAAATATCTGACCTACTTGCTCGATATGCTCAAGGATCGGATCGCCAAAGGAACCGACAAGCCTTGCATCACTGGCAATATATTGAAGGATCCCGAGGCTAAGCTGAATGACGGTGAGTAACCAAAGATCCCATGAACGTTGGAGTGAAGTGTTCATTTGTCGTCTAGCCGAGGTGAAATCGATCTGTTTGACTATGGTGTCGGCTGGTCTTGACACTGTTCCCGGTAACTTGATCATGGGGATTGCCTACCTGGCATCGGAAGACGGCCAAAGCATTCAAAACAAGGCTTATGATGCGATAATGGAAGTTTACCCGAATGGGGATGCTTGGGAGAGATGCTTGGTGGAGGAAAAGGTCCCCTATGTGACTGCCCTGGTGAAGGAGATCTTGCGGTTCTGGACAGTTATTCCTATCTGTCTGCCACGCGAGAGCACTAAGGATATCCAGTGGAATGGAGCCACTATCCCTGCTGGCACGACTTTCTTCATGGTAAAATGGCCCCtggcttctctcttcttcggaCTTTCCTAACATGGCCTCCAGAATGCTTGGGCTGCCGATTACGACGAAGATCACTTTACGGATGCCGATAAATTCATCCCAGAGAGGTTTTTGGAGGTCAATGAGGGTGCAGGCACTGCCCACTACGCATATGGAGCAGGATCACGTATGTGTGCAGGCTCACATCTCGCCAATCGCGAGCTGTTCACTGCTTTCATCCGCCTCATCACTGCCTTCCAGATGCACACGGCGAAAGAGGCAGCCGACCGACCAATTCTTAATGCAATTGAGTGCAATTTGATTGCGACAGCCTTGACAACCGAGCCGAAGCCATTCAAAGTCGGCTTTAGTGCACGCGACCCCAAGAAGCTCGAGCAGTGGATTTAGGGctttagggcttagggcttagggcttagggcttagggcttagggctt
Above is a window of Penicillium digitatum chromosome 2, complete sequence DNA encoding:
- a CDS encoding Cation efflux protein — protein: MSFASSLCCAELMSSQPSLPLSSPPAPSPILHPRRPSLEQEREILSTRGQRLWNLLPSRTSSLALNDVDDDVSERRLILRRGSLLIGRSNLRYEWQRYYKSPESLKDLPKAIRKYYERNNALISQYLYIDRLLDSSLPHNLIEDYNGCNHYASRKGILQPPSLEDNHAEASEPNPKIGRIKRTPHNLYRIPDETTPLVHSPEAAEDSPLDPFLDLESHGGMSPEDEERIINIAIRINFVANVALLASKIAIMAMTSSMSMLAGLVDGVLDFLSTVIVWITTTMIRRQDRNRYPISRRRLEPISVLIFSVIMVTSFFQVALNSMKQLIGDDRTVVELSIPSLALMGGTVLVKLLCWIWCRLIPSPSVQVLAQDAMTDVVFNTFSIIFPLIGTVANLWYLDPIGGLLLSFYIMWNWGQTATEYIQRLTGAAASPDDHSILLYMTMRFSWVIHKIQDLKAYYASDKLNVEVDLVVDEKISLRDSHDVGESLQYIIESVPTVDRAFVHLDYDEWNLPSHMNQMDR
- a CDS encoding Phenylacetate hydroxylase, encoding MAIQTLAVAVITVVYFLIRYFNRTDIPKIKGIPEVPGIPIFGNLLQLGDQHATVTGRWAKTFGPVFQVRMGNKRIVFANSFKSVRQLWIKDSSALISRPTFHTFHSVVSSSQGFTIGTSPWDDSCKKRRKAAATALNRPAVQSYMPIIDVESNSSIKELYRDSQNGKRDVNPTAYFQRYALNTSLTLNYGFRIEGNVDDTLLHEIVDVERGVSNFRSTSNNWQDYIPLLRIFPKMNNEAADFRGRRDKYLTYLLDMLKDRIAKGTDKPCITGNILKDPEAKLNDAEVKSICLTMVSAGLDTVPGNLIMGIAYLASEDGQSIQNKAYDAIMEVYPNGDAWERCLVEEKVPYVTALVKEILRFWTVIPICLPRESTKDIQWNGATIPAGTTFFMNAWAADYDEDHFTDADKFIPERFLEVNEGAGTAHYAYGAGSRMCAGSHLANRELFTAFIRLITAFQMHTAKEAADRPILNAIECNLIATALTTEPKPFKVGFSARDPKKLEQWI